In Calliopsis andreniformis isolate RMS-2024a chromosome 9, iyCalAndr_principal, whole genome shotgun sequence, the genomic window ATTTGCGGAAAAACTCAATTTCAAGGAATTGCACGTGAACTTAATGTACTGTTATTTGGAGCTAAAATTGGAAGAATAATGATATTCGATCTTAGGTCGACCAAATTATATTAGTCTTCTCAGGCTTCTACGTAAACCCTCCTACAACATATCCTTCACAAGCTGTACCATTTTCGATCGAATTGTCTAAGCTATCCCCTAACGAAGCTATATCTTCGTGTCCCCTTCAACTCTGTCGCGGGTCACCATACCTATCAAGTGGAGTATCCACCACGCGATTCGACGCGAATCAAAGCAACGAAGCTCCTGTTTCCGTTTCTCTCTCCTCGCGAGTCAACGTGGCTACCGATGTCTGCTCGGTCCTGACCACCACAACTCGGTATCTGACTTAGTGTACGCGAGATGCGTGCGTACTGAAGAGCACTGTAACTAGACTGTCCGCAACGGAAGCCCTGCCCTAGCTCTATATATCTGGTCAGGTGTACCACCGTGGCGATATTCCTCCCCACCCACAGCCTATGTACGTACACCACCATCGGGAGCATTTTCATTGCTAAGGATCACTTGAGACCGCGATCTCGCCAACCACCTGGGGGACAGCGAGTAGAGAGCATAGTTCCAATGGATCTACGCGGGGAATTCCTCCCTACCTTCTCATGACAACCCCACCAGGCCATCGTTTCGCTGCTCTCGAATGAACGTCGTCCTCGCCCTGGCTCGCTCGACTTATGCGAATCGGACTGGTCTAACCAGATCACGATCTACTCGGCTTCAAACGCGCTAGAACGTTGCCAGTTGTTCGTTTTGCAGCCCACGTGGATCGATCGCTGGATGCACCTCTTGTGTCCTTTTGTTGCGATTTCCCTCGCAGGCTTATCGGTGGATCTCGATGAACCTGAAATCGAAAGGATCCGCGGATGGGTGGATCCTGGCTGATCAAATGGGATCGATAGAGTGCAGACTCTGTTGCGTCTAATTTCTTGTTATTACGAGGAGAACGAGTACAGATTATGGGATACGCAGAGGAAGGAAGGCAATGAGATGGTAGAAGCAATAGAGAGTGAAGGTAGTGGACTGCTTAGTGATTTGTTTCAAAGAATACATTGTAGATCTATTCTAATTGTGGATACAAAATGACAGATTTTCTTATATCAAAATAGAAGACCAACGTAAGAGTGTACGAAGAAACATTAAAATACTACTTGGATATAATGAACTGTACCTTCAGCAATTTTCTGAAATATATTTCGATAACCCTAAGCTTCTGAGACCACACTTTGCACAAGTTCTGGCATAGAAAGGTATACAAAAAAGTCTCTATATTTAATCACACTCCTCAAGTACCTACTAAAGCACATCCTGTTCATAAATAAAAAGCTAGTCACGAGTCCCCATCACAGCTATCCCATAAACTGCCTCAATACTACTCAATGCTATAAACACTACTCAAATACTCATCCAAATACGTCCCACTTACAAAGAAAGACCTACCCACTTGGTCCCATCATAACGATCCCACTGCCTTAATGTCAACTGCATAGTCAGTTCCATCCATAGCCTTCCGTCACTTATAAAAATAGAATCCACACATTCGCTGATCGGAGCATACCGTTAGCCGATTGACGCTATCGGCCGGCCCAGTTAGTCGACGCTTTTTCCTCTTATCCTGGCCGCCTCCCTCGCATCCTTGCCATTTTCGTCCTGGTCGATATTGCGCGGCTGTAGGTAACTAGGCCGCGCGCCAAGTGAAAACGCGTTACACGTAGATACACGCGTAGGCCTTTACAACCTCTAGAGAGGGGGCATCGTCCAGCGATTCACACGGGCGCAGTGAAGCATCGAGAAGCACCGATGCAAGACGAAATTTCGGGGGGAGAAAATGCTGGCCCTGTTTCAGGACAGTCTCTTTTCTCACCGTCCAAGCTGCGCCAGCTCCGTATCCTCTTTTCGATCTTAATGACGATGAGTCGGCCTGGTCAGACGATTCACCGATTCCATCGAGGCTGATCCCTCGCCATCAGTCTGCCGGAACTCGGCTGTATTAAGCTGGATATACACCAGCGAACAGTTCGCGAACACTGCTCGTAAACAATTCACAACCTCTTTATCACCCATACTCGATTTTTCCACGAACACTAAGAACAGCATGCGAACAGACACGCGACACAGACAATTTCTAGAAAATTCAATGTCCTTAGTGTTCGCAAACTCTAGTGTATTTTGAAGCTATCTCTACACTGAAACAACAACAAGAAAAGAAACTTTTTGCTACCGTTCCATATAGCCCAGTGCTTCTCTAATTTCTTCATATTTCTATCGCCAGCAACGAACATCACGTTACCTATTTCCATTCAAACCACCAACATCTATTACTCCAATTACCTTCCTTCATTCTAGACAAAATGTTTCTATAAATTAGTATTCCTCAGGAAGATTTTGGAACATGCAGTAACGATAGGTGACAGAATGTTCCTCGTTGCCTAAGCGTAGACATAGCTTCACCCATTTCTCGGTCGCGTACGTGCTGTGAAAATGATCTCTCCGCGAGCACACGGCGAAAGCGACGAGATCTCGCGCCCCCCCGTGGCCTGCTCCTCGAGTTTCCGGTTCGTCGGCGCGCGGATCCTCGCCGCCGCGCTCGTCATTTTCCGCATCGCGATCCCTGTTGATCGCCGCTCCGTCACGCGTCACTTCGTCGCCGATGAAACCGTTGGTCAGCCGCGGCGCGCGTAACGTTACGTCTGGTATGCAGGTTACAGGTTTCGGCCTCGGCGTATCCGGTTTCGACGGTAATCTATGCGATTCGTAATGAGGGTGCTCCTCGAGGAAAGACGCTCGGCCTTTTTACGAGCCATTAAGCGACTGCTGAACTGTGCGGGTCACCGCGCTGCGGGAGACGCTTCGCGGCTCTTTACGACGTCGTTACGAGAAGAGAGAAGAATAGTATCTCCTAAGTGGATCTGAGGGATCTCTGGAGTACTCGAGGCGGACTTCCGCTGCAGCTTCGCGGTTGTTCTCTTTCGAGAAGCTTCTCGGGTTATCTATCGCGGAGGAAAGAGCAACGCCGAGTTATCGATGCACTTTCTACTGGAGGCAGGAATCCCCTCGCCTCGCGGTTGCGTTTACGCGCGGCTCGTTAAGTTGTATCTGGTTCAAGTATCAATGGATGCACCGGCGCGTTATTATACTACTTTCACTCGTTTTCATAAATATCAGCCTCGCGGAAAGCGGACGCATCATCGGGGTTTCCTCCCTCTGTCACGCGTCGCGAGTGCAAGTGCGAAGAGCGGACGCGTTCCGCCTGGGGGGGCCTTGATTCACTCACGCGACTCGTTTCTTTGcatctgttttttttttcttttctttgggACAAGACGCCATCGCGGCGTTCGCCATGTCTCTTTATTACAAAAACGGAGGCATTATAACAAATAGCgtaaattaaataaatactaAAGTCTTGTTAGACGCGATGAATAAATAACAAGGCTCGAGCGATGCTATACAATTGGAACGAGTATCCCGTCGAGGTACTGGTTCGTCGTTGGGAAAGGGAGAGCTTGAAAGGAAAGAGGTCTCCAAGTATCGAGGAAGATAGGAACAATAAATATAAAGTAGAGGATAGATACGAAGGAAGAGGAAAGTCAGAGGACAGAGAAGAGAGGAAGCAGAAATGAGAAGAAACAGAAAGGGAAGGAAAGTGAAGGTCTAGAGAATAGAAGGGTGAAAGGTTCCTACGAGATGCTTTAAGATTGCTGTTGGGGCTGTTGAGCACGGTAGGCCATCTCGTGAGCATCTTGGGGCAGACTTCTTGCCCAGCCGTGACCACTGCCACCAGAGTATCCGCCGCCATAGTCAGCACCGCCGCCTCCGTAACCACCGTGACCTTCGTCGTGGCTAACGACGTGGCTGTTGCTGTGATGAGGGTGCGAGACAACCTCGTAGGTCACGTGCTTTCCGCTCGAGCTGAGCAACTTCTTCAGGCCAATAATCGCCGAGATCACCAAAGCTATTTTACCGACCAGGAGAGCTTTGCCTGCGATCGCAGCAATCGCGCCGAGGGCCAAGGGCAAAAGGGCTGCAGCCTTCAAAGCCAGGGCCATCAGCAGGGGGCCGAGAATTTTCTGGGCCTTCTCTGTAAAATTTTTTTGATTAGTGAAATTATCTAAAACTGTAAGTAGATTATTAACCTAGTGGAAATTAGAAGATGTGTAGGGATTTTGGAGTGTTTAAAAAATTGTCCAGAAGTAAAGTCTAACATTCTGGGTTCTGCTAAAatttgtttagtattgaggcttgCAGGTTTTAGCCAATATGTGTTTGAGATTTtccaaataaaattttaaataagggAATTCCTAATTTCATTTTCATATTAGAATTTTGGTGCTCAAGTTTGAAGGAACTTGATAACGTGTGCGAACAAGATTCTTTAAAGGAACTTTCAAATAGTCAGATCTAATATATTTTCTCCGTTatgattttatattaaaattcaaaaactcTTAACTCGTACAATTATTTTAATGTTCCTAAGACGTTTCAATGCCaggaattttgaaatttaaatatctcTTTATCTGGAGACTTGCAAAAACTAAAAGATCTTAAAATACAGATTCCCAAAAACTTTCCACCAGTTCCCAACAATAATTTACTATTCATCGAAAACCATTCAATTATCGAATCCCACAAGCTCCTGCACAAAAACAAACTACAATGGCCCCGTGGTTCAGAAACCAACGACCTTCCGTCGCTAATTTGCTGCTCAGCCGCGCGTGGATCGGAAGCTCAGCGTACCGTAGCCACAGTTTCTCAGCGATTACGATCGCGCATCACGTGTTGAGCGCTCTCGCAACAATGTCTGAATGAAGAGCATTTCCCACGGAATGGCTCGAGAACGCGGATAACAGCACAGCAAGCGCTCGCAGGATCGCGACCCGACCTTTCTCAGGCATAAGGGGATCTCGAAGTGGAATAGGCGAAGGTCAAGGCGATGTACCCAACGCAAGGCTGGAAAGTATGTCAAAAATCTCGCACGGCAAGATCTCGGAGAGATCCATCTGCCTCTTGCCCGCCTCGCTCGTAACCCTCTCCTCGTTACTCGAACGAGTGTTTCAAGGGGAAGCGGAACCAGTTCCTCAGTGGGTCAACGTCTCGCTGCCAGCTTCCCCAGCGGCGTCATCGTCGCCGTCGAATAGAGCTACGACGAGGCTGAGGAACTTGCGCGATGCAGCTGACACCGACCCACCAGATCCCGGTTACTCGAGTTAATTACCGTCAGCCTGCGGCTAATTAGGTGACTACTCGATAGCACCTTGAGTTGATTGTTAATGACAGACACTGGGAAGCGTAATTAACGATATTGGGTCACTTAAGGAGTACTTCTTTAGCAGATATTCAATTGTTTGAGTGGGATACAATTTCCTGTTAGTTAGATAATAGGAGAAGTTGTTAGGGAAAGAAGGAAAATTGTGGTGGGGGTGGATTTATTTCATTTGATGTTTGTTTTTGTAATAAAGTTTATAGGAAGACGTGTGAAGTGGTTTGGGGATGAGGGGGGACCGAAATGATGGTAATTGTGCAGATAATTAAGTGACTTAAGAATGAGTATCCAGGAAGTTGTAAGTGGAATCTTGGGTAATTTAGGACAGAGAGTTTGAGAAATATCTGTTGTTCCTTTAATCTTGATCAGACAAGACTTTCTGTGTGGCTTAATTTTGGAAATATGAATGTAGAAGTGGTGTTAAGGAGTTAGTAGAGTTCGTTGATCTTGACACTTTATCGCTTACCAGGAACTTCGTCTTTTTCAAATTTTGGAGACGTTCTTTTGTTCctgaattataattataatgaatagtataaagactgagtattctggGGTAGTTGATAAAATGTCAAAAATTTGAAGCAGAAACCAGTAATGGGATCGAAAATTTTCGAAATATCTAAAAGAATCAAAACTCTTTGCACAACTGTTTGTATGTAATTGAAATTCTTAAGAATGTAGTTGTCTCATAAATCTTGAATCTATAGCTTTTAATATTCTGGAAAATCTTTATGGCAATACAAACCGATATACATGGAAGAGTTACGAGGAATGTGAAACCACAATTTGATAGGCAATCCTGCAGCTGTGAAAACTCTCACACGGAATAGAAATTACCGTTATACGTGCGAACTGTTTAACAAGTTACGATGATAGTGTAAATGATACTCATACTATCTTTAAACCTGTTTCAAAGTCAAACTATTCTGAAAACCGCGCAAAACATTACGCCTCAAGGAAGTTAGATTAAAATCCCATCACTGACACTAGCTCTACACTTCATTAACAATAACAATTCATACTCACTCTTCTTGCCACGACTTTCAACAGCGTTGTCAGCGAAGTCCTCGAAGCTTCGTCCAGCTGACTCAATCGCGCCAAGAATGTCAGTGCCCTTAAGGTCAACCTTAACAGTGTGGGTCTTCAAGAATCTTCCCAGTCGATCAAAGAGCAGCGTTTCCAAGTCGCTGGACTCGATAGACCTGTAAAATCACGATACCTCAACCTCCTGAATCCACCACACCAAACCCCATACAGAACAACTGACCCCATAACTAAACTCAACGAAAACTCTACTCAACAAAATCCCTAATCAAGTCAATACCAAAACTGACCTAGGAGCACCCTCTTCAGCGTTCGACGTCTTCACAACGGTGATCCCCTCCGTGAGCGTGATATCCTCCTTGTCAGCCAACATTTTGTCCACATAGGAGAATACTTTGTACTTGATGCAGCTGATGGACTCCTTCTTCAGACAGTCGCTGTATATGGTCGCCATCAGATCGTTCTCGCTTCCGGGCTTGTCGTTGGCCGGCAGCGCTACGGCCGCGGCGATCAACGGAAGTAGCCACAGGACACAGTACTTGTTCATGATCCCTGGTCTAGGAAAATTGCACCACCGTGTGGAAAGAAGGTCGGTTGTCTGGTCGAAGGGAGTCGCTTAAATTATCCTGCGTGACTGGCCGTACCGTCGGAGCTGCTGGACGCCAGGATGCGTCGTTCGGACCCCGTGTGTTAATCCAAAAGAGGTTGCATTGCTTTTATACCGAAGTATCGCACGAGGGGAGACCTCGCGGGCCACCGAGAGTTCGCGTTCGCTTGGTGCacgctctctctctcccccctaTGTCTCTCTGCTCGTCCTCTCGCCCCTCTCTCCTACCCCTCTCCACGGTCGAGAGTCCTCCGAAGCCCTCTCTACGGAGGACCTCCTCTCCCTTTCGGCATCCCTCTCCCCTGGTCGCGCGCGCGTTATTTCGGCAGGGCAAAAAGTCCGCTCTAAGCGGAGCCAACGGGACACGGGTGGGAAAATAGGAGAGGGACACACTTGCATTTTCTTCCTCGTGTCCCCATGCCGGGACGCCTCGTTCTTGATGCAGCAGACCTACTTCGGCCGCCATTAAGGTCCCATGGTAGAAGGGAGATATCCCCCCCTCCTCCCTCTCCCTCTGTGCGCCTCTTCGCGGCGATGCGAGATTCAATGAGGGAAATCTACGGTGCAGGTCGTGGGGAAGGGTACCAACGGCTCCCTTGTGATTTCTCGCACGACTTCGCGTGCCTCTTTACCGATGCCTCGACTATTATTACCATGGGACCGGGCGCCATGATTCGAATACCTGTGCCGAGACAGGGGGGAGGCCCTTTCGCATTCGATGGGTGTCCTCGGGTCGTAAATTCGCTCTGCTGACAAGGGACACCTGGGTCATGACCGTGGATTGGACTTTTCACTGATGTGGATCGTCGGTTTCTCTAGAAAGCGAAGGATCGAGGGGTTCGTCGTGGATGTCCTGCACAGGTGCAACCTATTTTCGATTGGATAGATTGAGGAGTAGGATTGAAGTTAGGTGCAAGGTAATGCGGTATGCGTGGTTAATTGATTTCTGTATTTTGTGAAGGATGGTTCGAGTAGAGGGTTTCGGAGGCGAGGACTTTGGGCGAGGGGAACGGAGGACTGAAATGGTGATACGTAACAGGTATCTTTTTGGGTACCGCAATCCGAGACTCCGTTAGTACGAGGAATATTTAAGAAGGCGTGATGTTTTATATTTTCGACAGTTCATCAATTCTAAAGATGTGTCGTAGCATCTGCTTGACACTGTTTTAAAATTAACTGGAGCTACCTAGACCGGTCCAGCGTGGCTTACAGTTAACCGAGATGTCGTTAAATTCCTCTTCCGTGGAAGATATTCGAAACTACTCTGGGCTACTTAAGGTTTCGTGGCTAACTATCACTTTGGACTTCAAAATTACTTGATTTTCCAGAAACTATAAATCTAGAGGCATTAAAACCTGCCT contains:
- the LOC143183125 gene encoding uncharacterized protein LOC143183125 — its product is MNKYCVLWLLPLIAAAVALPANDKPGSENDLMATIYSDCLKKESISCIKYKVFSYVDKMLADKEDITLTEGITVVKTSNAEEGAPRSIESSDLETLLFDRLGRFLKTHTVKVDLKGTDILGAIESAGRSFEDFADNAVESRGKKKKAQKILGPLLMALALKAAALLPLALGAIAAIAGKALLVGKIALVISAIIGLKKLLSSSGKHVTYEVVSHPHHSNSHVVSHDEGHGGYGGGGADYGGGYSGGSGHGWARSLPQDAHEMAYRAQQPQQQS